In Mycosarcoma maydis chromosome 20, whole genome shotgun sequence, the genomic stretch ATTTGAGCGGCTTGAGATGCCATGTTGAAAAGCGAGTCACCAAGAGTTGACCGTTGCGagtaatcacgaatagagTCAGTACAGTGTCAGCCAATCGTGACTTGTCAGCAGCAATAGCCCAACATGCAAGGACTACCGAGCACAGCCCGAATCCAAGACGACGGACGAATGAGAATCGAGAATGCGATGGAGCCAAAGCGAGGCTGCACCGAGACTTggccattcgtgattcatttAAATCGAGGATTTTGAactgtgattcgtgattcgtgatttgtgagTGGCGCTGTACGTGCCAAAAATTATGGGACCGTGTTAAGTTTGCGTGGTCTGCCATTCCGCCGAAGATCTTCCGTAGAGTCAAGAAAGAGGTAGAACCGCGAACAAGCGGCGCAGAGcgcagctgagctgaggCTGCCAGTCTGGCCGAAGATGTACCGCCTCGGCAACGTCAGGcagtcacgaatgacgCTGACCAGTTCCGAGGCTGGAGGGTTGCGCATGCCAAGACTGTGCGCAAAAGCGCGAGGCGCGATCAAGGCAACATCAACAGTCGCGAGTGAGTGCATGCAGACTCGCTGCAGGGTCCATGTCCCGCGTCCATCCACGAGAGCTTGGCTCATCGCTCGCTCCGTCGCTTGATTCATGGCTTGAGCGCTTGACCCGTCGGCTTGGCGTTGGCTTGCAGACAAAGCGCATCAGCACTCAGCTGCGATTCTGTTTCCATTTGAGTCGTGAGCTGGATGTTGTATGTCTGGGGTAAACCTCGTGACTCGAATTCATCAAGTTGGCCAACGTTGACCCGCTCATTTACTGTGCTGTacgattcgattcgattTGTGGATTGGATGCAGTTTGGCTTTCTCTTTTGTCGGTTGTTTGATGCGCCCCCCTCACTCATCCACTCTGCTCAGCTCTGGTATGAATCCGAGTTCGGCCAACGCTAGACTGAGGACGGCAGAGCAGAGGACAGAGCCTTAGGGTCAAGCAGACAGTCGTCAGTGCGCTGTGCAGCGTTGCGCCACATGGTTGAGATCTGTGTCTCGTCGCCGTGTTGAAAATGCAAGCTTGACTAGTTATTAATAAGCATGAACCGATATCGCAGTTAGAAATTCGGAATTGGCGAGTGGAATCCGACCGAGCTCTCTCCGGAGGCCATCCAgtagcattcgtgatttacggTTGACGCTTGTTTTTGGCGTGTCAAAGGAGCAGCCTCGGGCGATCTTGCGAGAAGGGTTCCCGTGGTTTCCCGTTTCCCGTTTTGCGTTTTGCGTTTTGCGTTTTGGTTTCGGCATGACTTTGCGTGTTGTTGTGCTGGTTCGCGTGGTTCGCGCGGTCACGAGTGAGACTGCTCTGCCGCGCTCGCACGGCGCGatgagattcgtgattcgtgaagCGTAATGCTGTGGCACTTGCGTTGCCTCGTGACATCCCCGCAATCGCTTCTCTGTATGCGCACACTCTCTGTCGGCGTCACGAAGCAACTCACAAAAAGTCGCATGACCGAGTCAAGACCTTGACTCGCTCAACGCCGCTCTCCCGATTCAGCGCTCAACCCCGCACACGTTTGGCCCCATCCATGTCCTGTCCCCATGTCCCCATGTCCCCATGTCCCCATGTCCCCATGTCCCCATGCCCCCATGCCCCGTATTTGGCAAACTTTCTTTCTCCAACACTCACCGCTCACAGTTGAACAGTCGACAACGGTCGGTCcaagccgctgctgcttctcgtcgCACTCGAGATTCGGTCTCATGCCACGCGCTCGACTCACCCCGCATTGCCATGCATCATAGCCCCGTACGAGCAGCATAGCGTCGTACCAGCATCCTGTTGACCTATATTATCAGCGCATCTTGGACGCAAAATAGTCTCGATTCATCACTCATCCTTCCCCATCACACCTTGCCCTCCCTCTTCCACCGCCACTGCCTCTTTCCTCCACCTATCCACGCTCTGCCTATCTAGTCCCACCATGGGTCTTATTCAAGGTCAACAGGTCGCACGCATCGACTCCAAGGCAGCTGCGGCCATCGCCTCAAACGTCGAGGATTACGATGCGCTCGTTCacgatgctgccgaggctACGCGCTCGCAGGAGCAGATGAGCCTCcgcaaggcgctcaagaccTACCCGAACGCCATCTTTTTCTCGGTCATCCTTTCGCTGGCCGTCGTCATGGAGGGTTACGATACGCTGCTGATCGGCAACTTTTTCGCCATGCCCGCATTTGCCAAAAAGTACGGCGTATGCGACGCCACAGGCAAGTGCGAGATCCCGGCTCCCTGGCAGTCGGGCCTCACAAACGGTTCGCAGGTGGGCTCCATCATTGGTCTGCAGCTCACCGGTATCGCATCGGAACGCTTCGGTTACCGCAAGACCATCCTGGCTGCACTGGTCGCCATGACGGCGTTTATCTTTATCCCGTTCTTTGCTCCTAACCTCAccgtgctgctcgtcggtCAGATCCTCCAGGGTCTTCCCTGGGGTGTCTTCCAGACGCTCACCACCTCGTACGCCGCCGAAGTGACGCCGGTTGCTCTTCGTCCCTTCCTCACCACCTGGGTCAACGGATGCTGGGTCGTCGGTCAACTCATCGCCTCGGGTGTTCTGCGCGCCACGGTTAACCGCACCGATCACTGGGCCTACAAGATCCCTTATGCGATTCAGTGGGTTTGGCCGGTGCCCATCTTTatcggctgctgctttgcgcCCGAGTCGCCCTGGTGGCTGGTGCGTCAGAACCGTCTCGAAGATGCCAAGCACTCGCTCCGTCGACTCGCTGCCAACGACCGCGAGTTCTCCGAGCACGATGCTGACCAGACCGTTCAGATGATGATCCACACCAacgagctcgaaaaggcaGCTGCCGAGGGCGGAAGCTACTGGGACTGCCTCAAGCGCACCGATCGTCGACGTACCGAGATTGCCTGCGTCGTCTGGCTGATTCAGGTGTTCTGCGGTGGTCCATTGATGGGTCTCTCTTCCTACTTCTACACAAAGGCGGGTCTCCCCACCGATCAGGCATTCAACTTGACCATCGGCCAGTTCTCCATGGGTCTCGTCGGCACGCTCAGCTCTTGGTTCCTGCTTCGAAAGATTGGTCGTCGTACGCTCTACCTGTACGGTCAGCTGGTGCTGTTTGTGCTCATGATCACGATTGGCGGTCTCGCTTTCAAGTCGGACAACACGGGCGTCTCTTGGGCGATCGGTTCCATGCTGCTCATCTTTACCTTTATCTACGACTTGACTGTCGGTCCCGTTTGCTACTGCTTGGTTGCCgagatctcgtcgacgcgTCTGCGTGCAAAGACGATTGTACTGGCACGTAACGCATACAACATTGGCGGTATCATTGCCAACATCCTTTCGCCCCGCAtgctcaactcgaccgAGTGGAACTGGGGTGCCAAGGCGGGCTTCTTCTGGGCAGGCACTGGCTTCCTCTGCATCGTATGGACCTTCTTCCGTCTCCCCGAGACCAAGGACCGATCCTACGGTACACTCGACATTCTCTTTGAACAAAAGGTCTCGGCACGCAAGTTTGCCTCGACCGAGGTCGACATGTTTGCCTCGCACACCCAGGCCGCCGTCGCCGCGCAGAccggctcgatcgacgaaAAGGCCAGCTCGACCGACAAGGTCGACAACGTCGTCGCCAACACCTCGGGCCTCGGCTACAAGTACGAAGCCTAAGCATCCGCCTCGATTCGGCCATCATACCACATCTCGACTCCTCGTTTCTCCTGGTCCTTTTGCCATCCGCTTAGCTTTGCTCCTTTTTGGTTCACCTTGACGCTATGCTTTCTTTCGGCTTGTCTGCATGTACAAGTACTTTCCCTCAGATACTTTGAAACGGGTCTTATTCTTGGCTGATCCATGTCCCAGTCTGTGCACCCGTCCCATCTTGCCATTGCGCTCTCGCCCGCTCGTCCTGTCTTGAGtcaccaacactcacgCTGTGCTCTACACTGCGAGCAGAGAAAGCCACGTTGAAATTCACATGCATTTCTTCCGCCGCTCACGGAGCGCGCACACAGttgacattcgtgatgggTGATTACAACGTGCATGTCGCGCGTACGATTGCATATCCAAGTCTCGTGAGTGGAGCATCACATGTGCGCCCTACCCGCCACGGTACGcacaagcgcagcagctccatcTGCCACCAAGCCAGCGCCGCTCgcgatgctcgagctcggcggcgtTACCACTATCGTCCGCACCTTCTCGTCCCGCGCGTTACACCGATTCAGcatccaagctcgacgtaTCGCCTTGATGACGTGCGCCGAGCCGCCACAGGTGTCCTCGGTTGACAACCGCCATCCTTGCGCCACCGGAACCAAGCGACGGTCATGCTTCACCGAACCACGCACAGCTTCCTCActgctcatcgtcggcaGCTGCAACCGCACCGCCGAGTCCACTCCAACAGCCTGTGATCCAAGCCGCCGATCAGCCAGAAACGCTCGCATTCCGAGACCGACGCATTGCGGCTCGTGTACAGCGCCTGGTGCATGTCGCCCATCAGTCGacacagcaacaacagccaGCCGAGATAATATTGATCGAGCAACTGCTCCCACATAGCCTCGGCTGTTGGCTGACCACTCGTCCCCCGGCTAATGCATCGTGTCGCCCAAAAAGCCGAGCCAATCGCGGAGCCGACAGCGTCACGCTCGTTGACCATGCTGGAGCCTTCCCAAGTCGATCCCAACCATTCCGAATCCGTTCCGTTCACGGCGACGTTGCTGCGGCCAGATGTGGACGCATCTATTCATGGTCCGCAATGCGATCCAACGTCTTCGTGTGGCCATGATCGGTGATCGCACCATCGTTGTGAGCGGTGGATGCTGGTAATCGGGCGCTAGagcgcttcgtcgacgcgGGCTGCTGGATGCGAGGCTTTGCTGTGACTTGATTGCAATCCTGCGTtccagcagcgttggctcGGTGCAGGATCGATAGCCGGTActgctggtgctgccgCGATCGGTTCTTGCGCCGCTGGCGCGCCACGAGtgcgagcagcaccggcTGTGCTCTTGGCTCCTGTGCGGTTGACGCTGCGCCAGCGTGGCTTGCGTGAACAGGTGATGCACACCGCCCCAGCTTGGGCGCATTGGCGCACGCGCATACTCGCTCATCGCATCGCCTctttcgagctcggcatgCGTGTCGCGCATGCCACAGACGCTTGCACTTCAGCGCAGTCGGATCCGCCGCATccttgtgctttgtgcCAGTGACAGAGTGTGATCGACAGCAGTACGGTCAAGCATCAGTGCGAAACGCTGCTTGTGGACGTGCGGCTCAGCCCAAGCAGCTAGATTGGCGTGGGGCCAaagcaagctcaagcctGTGACACAAACGCGGCAACTCATGCGGCCAGACACACTCCGAGCCACCGTTTGACTCTTGTCGCTCAGCCTGCATCTGTCCAACTCGTACTCTGCACGACATGGCTCGCATTGCTCAAGCTAGACTTGGTTTGACACGGGCAAACGCAAAGCTCCACCCAACGTGCAAAGTCAGCTGCCACAAAGCCACCTAAAACCGAGGTCAAGAGATCCACCGCACAGATCGAGAATGATTGTCTCCAATCTTGAACCACCCTCACGCTGGTGTGTCTGGCGACATTCCCTCGCTCACACTAGGCTGAGCGACCGGCTTTCTTGCTCGGATCGAGCAAACTCTCTACAAGCAGGCACATGCACATGAGCTCCAATGGTATTGAATGGATGATCATCGTACCAAGAACCTGGTGTGGTCGTTGTTGTTATTAATGCTGCGCTCAATACTCGAGCAGCGTCCAAGGTGCAATGGGAGCTTGGATGGAGAGCCATTCCCAAACCCAGAGCTGTACAACAGAGTGCGAGTGGATTCTGATGGGGAGCGAGAGGCAAAGCCACAAGCCACAAGTCGATACGACGAGCGATACATATACTCATCTTGCGCCACAGGCAGCAAAGGCTCCGGTTCCAAGCCAGCCAGACGAGTCCGTCACGAGTAACTTTACAATCGAGCAGAGcacaatcaagaatcacgaatgctgcaAACGGAACTGAAAGTCAGAACAGTATTTACAGTCGGCACACTGACCCGATCGGCACTTCGACTTGAGCTACCACTTCTCGCCACCGCTTATCGCAGTACcgccgcaatcacgaatatacCCTGCGGTTCGCTTCGGCTCGCCTCGTCTTGCGATTccatcaatcgtgaatgtgggGACTGCGAatcgactcgtgactttccTGTCAATAGAAAAATAATCTGtaatcaatcgtgaatattaTGATGGAAACCAAAACAAGCCGCGTGTGACAGCCCAACCGAAGCGAAGCAattcgattcgattcgGAGCTCAGCTAAAGTACCCAGAGTGACCGACGCTCGGCTGGACGCCCGCTCCGAACTCTAGCATATCGTGTGAATGTGCACGGTCCCCAGGCGGTTGGCGGATTCAGTTCAGGAGTTACTCAGTCTAATTATCTCTTGAAGTATAGTGGTTTAGCTTCAAGTGATTCAGCTTACTTAGAGTTAAGCTTGATCATCCAAATTTCTtgttgcaatcacgaaaagTTAGTTAGCTTCATCAGgaattgtgattcacaaatcacgaaattGTTAGCCTCCTTCTATGCCGCCATACAGAAGATTGAAAGTCCGCCTTTTGTTCTGCAACTCATTTCGAGCTtcgctgctgtgctgctgtgctgcctCACTttcacagtcgtgagttacTTTGTAAACCCAATCTCgttcgcattcacgattcacgattcctaCGACTATTTGAGGAGACAGCGGGTCTTCCTCAACGACGCTCGCCCAATTCCGGCACTGCCTCATTCATGCGATCGTGAGCTATCTATCTGTACAGACCcccatcacgaatcgtgaatcacgaatgtggctCTGAAGTgacttgacgcttgatCGTACGCTGATGTGCTACTTCAACTGATAGCCAACGTGGTCTGTCCTCTTCACCCCATCCATCCTTTCCAGTGCAAGCTCTGCACCGACGCAAACATGGAGACTCGCGCAGTCGCTGAAGACGAGGCCCGTCAACCGTTGCTATCCAACCAAGATGATTGTCACCGTCCTGCCAAccaagagcagctcaacagccATGCGCAGACTGATTCTGCCACAAAGGACGACCCCGACGACCCCGATCAGTGGCActggctcgagcgtctgATTTTCAAGACGCGTCTGCGTTTCTACATCTCTGTCTGCGTattcttcgtcttctggACGCTGATCGCCTGTCTTGAACAGAGTCCAATGATGCCATGGCACGACAGACGATGGCCTTGGAACAAGCATCCTGACTATAACAATGACGTGGGCTTCTGGCGTGCCCTCTCAAGGCTTGAGGACCAGCCGTTCTGCCTTCCTGATCTAGAGCTGCTCCAGCCGTCCGACATTAGTTTGGACCGAGATGACTTGAACGCAgaagctcgatgcgcttctcaAGTTACCTTTCGGTTGGACAACGGTACCGCCTCCGTTGGCGCCTTCTCTCGATTGCAGCTGTCTAGCCTTTTCAATTGGATCGGCGCCGACTTTGACAGTCTGGCAGGCTCGACAGTCCgcgagcaagctcgtcgctctcgcgAATCTGTACAGCTCGTCATGTCGATTGCTGGAGGCGAGCCTTTTTACACAAGAAACGCCAGTACTGCTGCCACAAGCAAAACTGAACGTAGCTTTCGTAGCCTCCAACTTTGGAGAGCCTTGCAAAGGTTGAGTCTGAGTCTTCAACATCATTCTGGCCAAGCCATCACCGTTGAAGCTCTTCTAGTGGCTCTGCAGATGGATAACAGTCGTGTTGTATCCGATCCAAGCCGTACCGATGACGCTTCGCTAGAAATCCCTGTGGTAGAGACGACACTATTCGACACGCACAAATTCGTCCAGTCCCTGGCGGCTACCTATCACGGCTTAACACAGTCGTCCAATAAGACGCTTCTCGATCAGCGCGTCGTTCGCGACTACCTTGGGCCAAAGTCGTTTAACACGGATGGAAACACGGCGAATACGCGCTCTACTTTCAGCACAATCCAATGGAACGTACGAGGCCGCGGAGATGGTGCGCTTTATGCTGTTGGTCGTCGGAATTTCTTCAACTCGATGCAACGCGCTGGCAGATCGCTCCACTTTCATGTTCTCAACGAGGTCTACAGCGATCAAGAACTGTCCATCTTGCTTGATCTGCATCGAGGCGTCGTCATGACTGCAAGCGCCCACCTTGTACCTTTTAAGGATGACCAGCCTTCCAGTAACAACGGCACTCCGCAATGGGGGCAGTCCGAACGCAGCACCAACGTCTGGGACTGGATGCGTAAATCGTACGCCAACATTCAGTATGAGCTCGATTCGTTTAAGGAGAACCGACGCTGGCGTGCTGTGGGCGGCACGTATCGATTTGACAAACACGCCTCTCGTTCCTCTGCAGAAAGCGTATACGACTGGCTCGAGGTGGAcatcgagctgagcgaAACAGCGTTGTGGATCACTCGAATCGAATATGCTCCCGCAGGCAATCAGAGCACGTCGGGGTCGGGATCGGGATCGTCACTATCGGTGCTCAAAAAATACAATGCAGGCGGAACGGCCGACTTTTTTGCAGGATGGACCTGCGCGGACTCGATCGAAAAACTCGCCGACTGCTATCGTCCTCGTATGGGTGACGATGACAGTGCATGCTTCTGCACTCAGTCCAAGTTCGGTACGCGCTCCAGCTATCGTGTCGGACTGTGGCGCTTACTCGCCTCGCACAACCACACCATCTACGAGATCCCGCGTGGTGCAGTGCGGCTCGACACTTACAGCTACATGGATCAAGCGCAAGGCGGCTGCCCTGCGCTCTGGAACCGCTTCAACGTAGATCCCGTGcccgagatcgagtcgcttGGCTACAAAATCAAGCTAACCGAGCCAGTACACTTCGCGAATGGAAGCGTTGCTCACCAAGCAGAGCTCGAATGGCTGGACAGCGCACTCACTCTAACGCGGATTCGAAGCACCGAGCCTCGATACTAGCGTCTTGCAATTCATACCAGGATCTTGTTCGTGCTCGTCACGCCCTTGGTTTGTCTGCCGTCTGGAATCTGACTGATTTGTCGTGAGCTACTTGGCGATTGACGTCCGATGCGccgatcacgaatggtgaagCGAGCTGGACTGCGCTTCCGTTTCTGAGctttcattcacgatttgcaCGCATCTCGCCGCGGTGCAGcgttgctgcagcttgagccTCGCGATGAGACTGTGCTGGCCACCCAGACTGTTGCGAGTGCTGCTGTAGGCGCGGACGAACATGGCCGCCGATAGGCCGCACTTGAGTGGCGCACCTAGGTGCAGACTCAACAGACCCTACATGGCAGCCGTGATCGATCAACACTGGATCCATCAGCGGACGCGTTGTTGGCCGCCGATGCGGCTGTCTCGGCTCACCATCTGCAGACGTCTAGAGTGGCTCCCGACCAGCATGCGCATGACGCTACGGGGTCCTCGAGCTCCCAAGCCGTGCCCAGGCCAGCATGCACTTGCACCCTATCCTGTATGTCTTTCGCGTGCAGGCGCCCAAGACAAGTCGCGACCACCAGAGACACAACCCGCTCGAGCATCTCTACAAGCACGCCAAGCTGTCCGTCTCACATTGTCTATGCTGCCAGCTTCGCGTGTATGTCAAGGTAAACCGAATCGCCGGACGCGCTTCTATCGACATCGACAACGATGAGAGGCTCGAAATTGCTTGATAGGGCATACGCTAGTATGGACCACGAGCAATCCTGAATCTGATACATGATTGATCAATCATGGATTTTGTGATCCGTCTTTCTGTTCATATTCAAACGAAACGAAACGATTTCGACCAGCTAAAGCAGCAAGATCGTTGGTGCTCGAAAACAACGGATTGTTGATAAATTGAATTTCTATCAAATGCTCCTAAGAACTGCTCTTCAAAAACTCAGAatcaagcacaaagcaATCCACAAATTCATGATTAGGTTGCATGTACCTAGAAGTCTTGTTCGTCTCAGTCATATCGTAAGGAAGGAAACGTTTGCCCTCGCAGCCACTTCCAGAGCCATCCGGATGTCTACAACGTGGGGGATGGGTTCGCGGACGGCAAGTGCTGGCGGTTGCTGCTCCGGATGGCTCTTGTTGTCCACCCATGGTGCTTAGATTTCTTACAATGTACTTTGAGATAACATGATTTCGTGTTTCTTGTTTGCCCCCGAAGTCTGTCGCGAATCATACCATATTTTGGTTCTGCTAGCTTTAATATGCATAGCTCAAATAGGTGATCAAGTCTCTCATAGTCACATGATAAAAAAAAGATTTGTGAGAAAAGTGTCCGTGAACAGCCGACCCCTCAGACAGTCACATCGTAAAAAAGGAAAAATCCATGCGCAACCACCCGGGATATTTACGATATGCATATGACCTGAATGGGCGCTGGTCAGGCAGGTCAGTTGCGATTCATTGCTTGAGGTGTGGCTTCGGGGACGGATGTATTTCTCCCTGAAAG encodes the following:
- a CDS encoding putative Maltose permease; this translates as MGLIQGQQVARIDSKAAAAIASNVEDYDALVHDAAEATRSQEQMSLRKALKTYPNAIFFSVILSLAVVMEGYDTLLIGNFFAMPAFAKKYGVCDATGKCEIPAPWQSGLTNGSQVGSIIGLQLTGIASERFGYRKTILAALVAMTAFIFIPFFAPNLTVLLVGQILQGLPWGVFQTLTTSYAAEVTPVALRPFLTTWVNGCWVVGQLIASGVLRATVNRTDHWAYKIPYAIQWVWPVPIFIGCCFAPESPWWLVRQNRLEDAKHSLRRLAANDREFSEHDADQTVQMMIHTNELEKAAAEGGSYWDCLKRTDRRRTEIACVVWLIQVFCGGPLMGLSSYFYTKAGLPTDQAFNLTIGQFSMGLVGTLSSWFLLRKIGRRTLYLYGQLVLFVLMITIGGLAFKSDNTGVSWAIGSMLLIFTFIYDLTVGPVCYCLVAEISSTRLRAKTIVLARNAYNIGGIIANILSPRMLNSTEWNWGAKAGFFWAGTGFLCIVWTFFRLPETKDRSYGTLDILFEQKVSARKFASTEVDMFASHTQAAVAAQTGSIDEKASSTDKVDNVVANTSGLGYKYEA